The Glycine soja cultivar W05 chromosome 15, ASM419377v2, whole genome shotgun sequence region AATTCCCATGTtttgaattaattgattttgcttATCTGATATGGTGTATAGCCGAGGATACTTCTCTAATAATTGATTCCCACCTCCTATCCATGTATCCTCCCGAAATTCAAATTGATCCCTACACCCAACCTGCCATATTATCGAACTATTCAAAAGCTTCCCCTACTGTGGATGTTGACATAATTTCTTCAAATCCCTCCACGACATAGATTCATTAGTAGCTCTCGGTTCTTCATTTAGCCTCCTCCATCCATCATACTTTGAGTCGAGCACCCTTGCCCACATTTCCCCCTGCCTCTCAAATAGTCTCCATTTCCATTTGCCCATAAGTTATACATTAAAAGAGCTTGTTTGGATATAAAGCTAGAAGAGCTattgagagcttctctctacTGGAAAAAGCTATATATTTCCAGTAGAAAAGCTCCCAAAAGCTCTTCTAACTAGTATTCAAACAGAACCTAAGTCTATAAAGAAACATATATGTGTGTATGAGTATGTTGATGTCTTGCATAATCTGTGTACTCAATAAGAATAAGAAAGCATTTCCATTCTCTAAATGCTCTCTAGATTAAGTAAAAAGTGattcattcattaattatatgattgccatatatatatatatatatatatatatatatatatatatatatatataatcatttttcatCAGAAAATCCATCAATGCAGTACCAAAACTTGCAATGTCCTAAACcaacaaaattagttgaaaatctGCCAAGAAAGTAACACTCACCATCATCTCATGTTGAATGTCCTGGAATTGCTTGTGCTCCTGTGCTAACTGATGACAAACTCCCTCCATCAAGATCCATTATCACAACTTCCCAAGTTCTAGGTGTGTCACCTTACAAATTAACTACCCAATTTTCACCAGCAGTTGCATTTGCCCAATACTGCATTGTGGGTGAATAGTTACTCATCAATTCCTACTCTCATTTTAGTCATAGCTTACACCAGAGCTTGTATTCCTATTACTTAAGCAAGGAGGGGGATAACACTCACGTGGAGGAAAGTGGGCCAGAAATTGGGCCCAATATAAATGTGGGGTTTTCTAGTTACACCCCTACACAGGCCACACAGCTTCCGGGCCTTACTCCACAAAACACCAAAGGAGGATTTGAAAGAGGGTGACAGGTATACTCTAGACAAAGgtatcaaaagaaattaaatttgggCCAGCCTTTGGATACTCCACCGAAAGGCATAGCAGAAGGAATGGTCAACTTGCATTCTCTCCAAATAGAGGATTTGACTCATCATGGGCTTGCCACCAACACAAACACTGTCCTGAATCTACATTCAGCACCACACAATGAAGGCCCAGAAGACATGCTGGAACCGCAGCAGACTCACGAAGCCATCAACATTTGGAATACGACTAAGCAATTGGGTGCTACAGGGGGAGACAAACAACACATaatcattgaaaaattaaagaaaatggaGAAAAGAGACAAGGAGGAAGTAGAGAGGTTGGAAGATACTAGTAGATGCCCATGAATATTATATCATACAATGTCAGGGGTTTAGGGAGGGGAGTAAAATGGACAGCTATCCGAAGATTGATCAAGAAGGAGAATGTAGACATGGTATGCTTGCAGGAGACAAAGAAGGTAGCGATTGATAAAGCTATGTGCCAATCATTATGGGGGGAAGCTGAGGTCTGTTGGGAATTGCAACCTGCTAACAACACAGCAGGAGGCATCTTGTGTTTGTGGAGTGAAAGGACATTCAAGCTACAAAGGAAAGTCATTGGCAATGGATTTATTCTACTCACAGGAGAATGGATTAGGGAGGCACAACAAGTTAACATAATTACTATATATTCCCCAACTGAAATCCAAAATAAGAGGTCATTGTGGGAGCATGTAAGGCAGCAAAAACACTCACTGTCCGGGGATCTTTGGTGTATTTGTGGTGACTTCAACAGCATAAGAGAACCAGCTGAAAGATTTGGCACAAGTCAAAGGGACCCAGGGAACAACACCATCAAAGAGTTCAATGATTGGATAGATGATCTAGAGGTAGTTGAGGCACCTTGGATGGGAAGGAAATTCACCTGGGTCAGACCAAATGGAACCTCCAGGAGTAAGCTTGACAGGTTCCTGCTCTCCCCTGAATGGCTGGACAAATGGCTTGCAAGCACTCAAATCACCTTACCCAGGAACTTTTCAGACCATTGTCCACTATTGCTTAGGTCCATATCTATTTATTGGGGTCCTAAACCTTTTAGGATTCTAGATTGCTGGCTATCaaacaaatctttcaaagaaactGTGTACAATTGTTGGTCATCTATTCAACAACCGGGCTGGGGAGGGTATCCCTACATGCCCTGATGGAATGAACTTTAAATTCATCAAGCAGTTCTGGCAACTAATTAAACCTGATGTTCTTCATTTTCTAGATGAATTTCATGCTAATGGAGTGTTCCCAAGGGACTGCAATGCATCCTTCATAGCCTTAATGCCCAAGGTGGCTGACCCTCAAATCTTGAATGACTATAAACCTATCTCATTAATAGGTTGCATGTACAAGATTGTCTCTAAGGTGCTGGCTAAAAGAATGAAGAAGGTGATGTCCTTTATTGTAGATGAGACCTAATCTGCTTTTATTGAAGGAAGACATCTACTACATAGTGTCCTCATTGCAAATGAGGTGATTGAAGAGGCCAAAAGAAGCAGTAAACCTTGCCTTGTGTTCAAAGTAGACTACGAGAAGGCTTATGACTCCGTTTCTTGGGATTTTCTGTTATATATGCTGGAAAGAACATGATTCAGTTCCAAATGGGTCAAATGGATTGCGGGGTGTTTGAAATCTGCGTCTATTTCAGTTTTGGTCAATGGTATCCCTACAGCTGAATTCTATCCTAAACGGGGTCTGAGGAAAGGGGATCCACTAGCACCCTTCCTATTCAATATGGTAGCTGAAGCTTTGAATGGGTTGTTGTGGAGAGACAAGGAGGAAAATTTGTATAAAGGCTTCAAGGTAGGATCCAACAATGTGGATGTTAGTATCCTACAGTATGCAGACGACACAATCTTCCTAGGAGAGGTAACTATGGAGAATGCAAAGGCCATTAAAACTATTCTGAGGACATTTGAACTTGTGTCaagcttaaaaataaattttgcaaaGAGTGGCTTTGGAGCTTTTGGTGTAACGACTCAATGGAAGCAACATGCAACCAAATATTTGAATTGTGGGTTGCTGACTTTTCCTCTTGTTTACCTGGGTATACCAATAGGGGCCAACCCAAGGCGAAGGCATATGTGGGATTCCATTATTCAGAAATGTGAGCGAAAATTAGCAAAGTGGAAATAGAGACATATATCTTTCGAGGGGAGAGTGACATTAATAAAATCAGTGCTAACATCGATTCCCAtct contains the following coding sequences:
- the LOC114385977 gene encoding uncharacterized protein LOC114385977, whose amino-acid sequence is MVAEALNGLLWRDKEENLYKGFKVGSNNVDVSILQYADDTIFLGEVTMENAKAIKTILRTFELVSSLKINFAKSGFGAFGVTTQWKQHATKYLNCGLLTFPLVYLGIPIGANPRRRHMWDSIIQKCERKLAKWK